From Excalfactoria chinensis isolate bCotChi1 chromosome 4, bCotChi1.hap2, whole genome shotgun sequence, one genomic window encodes:
- the RHOH gene encoding rho-related GTP-binding protein RhoH translates to MLDSIKCVLVGDSAVGKTSLLVRFISDTFPDNYRPTVYENTGVDVFMDGVQISLGLWDTSGSDAFKGIRPLSYQQADVVLMCYSVANHNSFLNLRSKWIGEIRNHLPRVPVLVVATQTDQRETGPYRSSCISSMDGKRLAQDVRAKGYLECSALSNRGVQQVFEYAVRTAVNQAKRQNRRKLFSINECKIF, encoded by the coding sequence ATGTTGGATTCTATCAAGTGCGTGCTGGTGGGAGACTCTGCAGTGGGAAAAACATCTCTCTTGGTACGTTTCATCTCTGACACTTTTCCAGACAACTACAGACCAACTGTGTATGAGAACACTGGAGTGGATGTCTTCATGGATGGTGTACAGATTAGCCTAGGCCTTTGGGACACATCTGGAAGCGACGCCTTCAAAGGCATTCGCCCCCTCTCCTACCAACAGGCAGATGTGGTGTTAATGTGCTACTCAGTGGCAAACCACAACTCCTTTCTAAACCTGAGGAGCAAATGGATTGGCGAGATCCGCAACCATCTGCCCCGTGTCCCTGTTTTGGTAGTGGCCACGCAGACCGACCAGCGTGAAACGGGGCCCTACCGCTCCTCCTGCATCAGCTCGATGGACGGCAAGCGGCTCGCCCAGGATGTGCGAGCCAAAGGTTACTTGGAGTGCTCAGCCCTCAGCAACCGCGGCGTGCAGCAGGTGTTCGAGTATGCTGTGCGGACAGCAGTCAATCAAGCCAAGAGGCAGAACAGGCGGAAACTTTTCTCCATTAACGAGTGCAAGATCTTCTGA